In Erigeron canadensis isolate Cc75 chromosome 6, C_canadensis_v1, whole genome shotgun sequence, the following are encoded in one genomic region:
- the LOC122605777 gene encoding F-box/kelch-repeat protein At3g06240-like isoform X1, whose translation MVSFNRFFIIGSANGLVCICPKDFELLVVNPCTRQTMKILEPPPEPLPKSTHRWDLIWGFGYDSSNNDYKIVLGLETKMSTRFYVFSLKTCLWKFVQEIELIDTNWNRVSGLLCDGALHWFMLNLQSKENIILSLNLSREEFTVTQQPDPDNHPSYEYGCSYTLGVLEECLCIYELDAVLPPTPTKIWVLRSYKSGKQSWVELPLNHVMNHGVAYHMNKDDYSYDDTPHLSISGEYLGAPIFVPSLISPHNVKMDSSSKSGSNCDICHQNCGRESGWHGKEECTNKLIKGRSPRL comes from the coding sequence ATGGTTTCTTTTAATCGTTTCTTTATCATTGGTTCTGCCAATGGCCTTGTATGCATCTGTCCTAAGGATTTTGAACTTTTGGTGGTCAATCCTTGCACTAGACAGACCATGAAAATACTTGAACCCCCACCCGAACCGCTTCCTAAAAGCACCCACAGGTGGGATTTGATTTGGGGCTTTGGTTACGATTCTTCCAACAATGACTACAAGATTGTGCTAGGCCTTGAGACGAAGATGAGTACacgtttttatgttttttcattaaaaacctGTCTTTGGAAATTTGTCCAAGAAATTGAACTTATAGATACCAATTGGAATAGGGTATCTGGTCTCTTATGTGATGGGGCACTTCACTGGTTTATGTTGAATTTGCAAAGTAAGGAGAATatcattctttctttaaatttatCTCGCGAGGAATTTACAGTAACCCAACAACCAGACCCTGACAACCATCCTTCATATGAATATGGTTGTTCTTACACCCTAGGGGTCTTGGAAGAATGTCTATGCATTTATGAACTTGACGCTGTGTTACCGCCCACCCCCACCAAGATATGGGTGTTGCGAAGCTATAAGAGCGGAAAACAGTCGTGGGTAGAGTTGCCACTTAATCATGTGATGAATCATGGTGTTGCATACCACATGAACAAAGATGATTACTCTTATGATGACACACCACACTTATCCATCTCTGGGGAGTATCTTGGGGCCCCTATATTTGTGCCTAGTCTTATATCTCCCCATAATGTTAAAATGGATTCTAGTTCTAAGTCCGGCTCTAACTGTGACATCtgtcaccaaaactg
- the LOC122605777 gene encoding F-box/kelch-repeat protein At3g06240-like isoform X2, which produces MVSFNRFFIIGSANGLVCICPKDFELLVVNPCTRQTMKILEPPPEPLPKSTHRWDLIWGFGYDSSNNDYKIVLGLETKMSTRFYVFSLKTCLWKFVQEIELIDTNWNRVSGLLCDGALHWFMLNLQSKENIILSLNLSREEFTVTQQPDPDNHPSYEYGCSYTLGVLEECLCIYELDAVLPPTPTKIWVLRSYKSGKQSWVELPLNHVMNHGVAYHMNKDDYSYDDTPHLSISGEYLGAPIFVPSLISPHNVKMDSSSKSGSNCDICHQNW; this is translated from the coding sequence ATGGTTTCTTTTAATCGTTTCTTTATCATTGGTTCTGCCAATGGCCTTGTATGCATCTGTCCTAAGGATTTTGAACTTTTGGTGGTCAATCCTTGCACTAGACAGACCATGAAAATACTTGAACCCCCACCCGAACCGCTTCCTAAAAGCACCCACAGGTGGGATTTGATTTGGGGCTTTGGTTACGATTCTTCCAACAATGACTACAAGATTGTGCTAGGCCTTGAGACGAAGATGAGTACacgtttttatgttttttcattaaaaacctGTCTTTGGAAATTTGTCCAAGAAATTGAACTTATAGATACCAATTGGAATAGGGTATCTGGTCTCTTATGTGATGGGGCACTTCACTGGTTTATGTTGAATTTGCAAAGTAAGGAGAATatcattctttctttaaatttatCTCGCGAGGAATTTACAGTAACCCAACAACCAGACCCTGACAACCATCCTTCATATGAATATGGTTGTTCTTACACCCTAGGGGTCTTGGAAGAATGTCTATGCATTTATGAACTTGACGCTGTGTTACCGCCCACCCCCACCAAGATATGGGTGTTGCGAAGCTATAAGAGCGGAAAACAGTCGTGGGTAGAGTTGCCACTTAATCATGTGATGAATCATGGTGTTGCATACCACATGAACAAAGATGATTACTCTTATGATGACACACCACACTTATCCATCTCTGGGGAGTATCTTGGGGCCCCTATATTTGTGCCTAGTCTTATATCTCCCCATAATGTTAAAATGGATTCTAGTTCTAAGTCCGGCTCTAACTGTGACATCtgtcaccaaaactg